From the Methanobacterium sp. CWC-01 genome, the window TAGTAAAATAGCTATGGGAGCAGGGTTACCCAAAAAAATGCTATCCAATGTTCTTATAGACAATCCTCAAAGTATTCTCCGAAAAAAAGGTATAATTTAGTCAAGAACACTAATTCTTAAAAGAACACTAATTCTTAAAAGAACACTAATTCTTAAAAGAACACTAATTCTTAAAAGAACACTAATTCTTAAATATATAAATAACTGTAAATTAGCAAATCAGGTTATAACCTCATATTCCAGGATTAGATCCTCAGCCAAGGGGTATGACTTTATTAATTTTAGCTTCACAGCCTGTGACATATAATCCATGCCATCACCATCCACCAGAGTCTTGGCCTCACTTCCACCCACAATCATAGGAGCCACACACACCCTTACCTCATCAACCAGTCCTAGAGAGAGCATAGAATAATTCAGGGTAGAACCACCCTCCAGCATGAGGTTAACTATCCCCTGGCTTCCTAAATTCTCCATTAAACATTCCAGGTCAACCCTTTCATCCCCGCAAATGATTATCTTAGCATACTGGCCTAGTTTATCTAACCTATCTTGGGGTGCCTTTTTACTCACGGCAATGATGGTGGGTGCATCTTTGGATAAAATCCGTGAAGATAGGGGTGTGCGAGCCTGGCTATCTACCACCACCCTCACGGGATTATCAGATGAATCTGCAGAGATTTTGTGGATGGTTAGGCGAGGATCATCGGCCAGCACAGTGTTAATACCCACCAAAATGGCATCAGAGTCCCTTCGCAGCCTATGAACCCTTAAAAGATCTTCTTTACCAGATATTTCTGAACTACCCCTTTTGGTGGCTATTTTACCATCCAGAGTCATGGCTGCATTTAAAATAACTCTAGGCTTCATTTAGATCATTTGAATTACTGTTGTCCGAAGTTAAGCAAATAAAATATCTGCTGTATTTGCTGTATTATGGAGTTTATGGTGTTTAATATACTTTGTATAGGATCCAGGGTTTGCTGTATCTCTTGAGCCGTCTGATTTGTAGCATCACTGGCATTTTGCAGTGCCTGATCCGCAGTGTCTTTTACCTCTCCCACGGAGGGTGTCTGGGCTGCTAAAACAGGTAAGGTTACCAAAACCAGTCCCAGTACCAACATGATACGCGTGAATTTTTTTATCATAACATCACCGGGTTCACTTCACTTAAAATATACAATAAAGTTAGTATTAAAATATTAGTTTTTAAAAGATATTACCTCAAAAGAAGTAAAGAGATATTTGGTGAGAAAATGAGCGAAAATAGGTACCACAAAGGCATGAAAAATCTTAAAGTCATGAACCCTAAATCATTCCGGACATTGGAGGATAGCTTAGCTGATATAGCCCCCGACCTGGCCCGATATGTAGTTGAATTCCCTTATGGCGATATTTACGATCGCCCGGGACTTGATTTAAAAACCAGAGAACTGGTAACCATCGCCGCTATAACCACCATGGGCGGCGCATCTACACAGCTCAAAAGCCATATACGTGGTGCACTGAATGTGGGTTGTACTAAAGAAGAGATTTTGGAAGTAATAATACAAATGGCAGTTTACGCTGGTTTTCCCAGGGCGATAAATGGAGTTTTAGCCGCAAAAGAAGTTTTTGAGGAGTGGGAATAGTTCCTGTGAATGAAATACAAAGAGAAAATGAATTTAATGTTGTAATTAATTCTTAATACCAAAGACACGACAGGCATTCTCTTCAGTAATATCCGCAACTTCCTGCACATCCATAGACTTCAAATTCGCTATGGTTTTAACGGTTTCCTCCACAAAAGATGGTTCATTCCGTTGACCTTTAAATGGAGAAAGATAGGGGCTGTCTGTTTCTGTTAGAAGGTGGGATAATGGAAGTTCACGGGCCAGTTCCTGATGGTGGGGTGAAAAACATATCAGAGTGGATAGGGAGATTAGATGCCCCTCATCCATTATAAGCTGGGCGGTTTCTAAATCCCCCCCATAACAATGAAATATGATTTTGGGTATCCCTTTATACTCTTTAGACATTTCCAGGGCCTTTTTCTCGGCATCACGGGCGTGGACAATAAGGGGCATCTCTTGTTCTGATGCCATGCCTAAGAAGGATCTAAAGAGCTTTTCCTGTTTCTTTTGAGCTTCCTGGCTTTTTAAGGTATGGAAATCAAGCCCAGTCTCGCCCAGAGCAACAGCAAGGTGTAAATTTGACCTAATTTCGGTTAATGCTTCTTCTATTATTGTTCGGTCTGCTTTAGGAGCATAATGGGGATGGAATCCCAGAGCCGGGTAGAGAAAATTTGGATAATCCTGAGCCATTTTCAGAGTACGACGGTTGCCTCCCAGACTAGCGCCCGAATTTATTATGGCCTTTAACTTATTCTGAGCTCTTTCCATAACCTCGTCACGGGTTTTGTTAAACTCCTTAAAATCAACGTGACAGTGAGCATCAATCAAGGATCTTACACTCCAAAACGTCTTTCTCTTTGTTGATATGATCTTAAAGCCCTTAAAAAGTCTACTTTACGTAGGGCAGGCCATAAACTGTTACTGAAATACAGTTCAGAATATGATGATTGCCATAGAAGAAATCCGCTTAATCTTTCCTCACCACTGGTCCTTATGATGAGATTGGGGTCTTCCATCCCTGCGGTGTAAAGGTTGCGGTTGACTATGTTCTCATCAATGTCATCTACGTCCAGTTTCCCGGACTCCACTTCATTAACAATTTTTTTGATAGCATCCACTATCTCCATTCGACCGTCATAGCCAATGGCTATGTTCAAACGGCGTTGGTTATAAGAGGCTGTGCTTTCTTCTGCTTTCTTTATGGCCTCCCTCACATCCTCGGGCAGAAGTTCTAACTTTCCCACCGCCCTAACTTGCACCTTATTTTTATGGATCTTCTGGTTGCTGGTTATTTCCTCAAAATTTTTCTTAAACAGTTGCATCAGACCCTCCACTTCTTCAGGCGGTCTGTTGAAATTCTCCGTGGAAAAGGCATAAACGGTTACAATCTCTATACCCAAATCAACACACCAATCCAGCACTCGCTCTAGGGTGCCCACACCTTTCTTATGACCCTCAATAGTGTCTATATTACCTTGTACCTTGGTAAACCTTCGATTTCCATCCATAATGATGGCAACGTGTTTAGGCATATTCTCAGGACGCAGATTCCGGGAAATGTACCATTCGTACAATCTATAAATTGGTTTAAGAAATTCCATATCTAACTCCAGTGATTATTTATTTTTATCTTTATTTTTATCTCTAAGTTTAACTAAATAAGCTGCTAATTTTAAAGCCCTTACATATCCTTCTTTATTTTGAGATCTGGAAGTATCAATGAATATTTCATCAATCCCCAGAGTAACAGCACCGAAACTTTTTCCAGATCCCACTAAAACCAGGCTGCGAAATATTAAATTTCCGCAGATACCGTCTGGAGCTAAAATAAGATTAGCACCGTCGGCCACAGCATCTTCGATTAATATAAAGTAATGTTTAATCGGGTATTTATCCATTGTGATTCTGGTAAGTTCTTCCGCTTCATCCAGTGAAGCATCTATTTTGGTGCTTCTACCCCGGTCTTGTGGCCTTCCACCTGATAAAATCCCAATTTTAGGTTCTAGTCCTATTTTTTTTAAAAATTCAACTCCCTGACTTATAATTTGTACTTTCTGTTCCAGAGTGTCGCCTTCATCTATCCCCACCGGCGTAAGGAGGAATCTATGTCCCTTTACCTCGATAATTGAAGCCCTATTCATTTCAGGATACGTTTCTTGTAGCTGGCCCATTATTCCCGACGCATTTAGAGAACCTCGTACCGCGGCATCAACCTCTCCACTGAGTAGTAGGTCCATCAGTTCATTTTCTGATTCAGTTAAGACCACCTCGAAATCGACCTCATCCCGGGCATCTTTAATGGCACGGTTTTCTCCCATTCCAGCCGCCAGTCTCATAATTCACCAGAAATAGTTAATTTACAGCAATATCTAAAGTCTAAAAATAGTTTAGAATTTCTTCTTAATATCATTTTCACAACTAAGTTATTAAGTCCCTATCCAGGCATAATATCTTTTTCATTCAAAGCTTGAGGTACTTTCAGAGATTTCGGACCTTCTTTAAATCTAAAAGATAAAAAAAGCTAAAAAATACTTTAAATCTTTTCAGCCATGGCAATAGAATTCTCGATTGCCTCTAAAGTGGTGTTGATATCCTCTGATGAGTGAGCGGTACTTAAAAAACAGCACTCGAATTGGGAAGGAGGTATAAAAACTCCCTCCTTTAGGAGCTGATGGAAGTAACGGGAGAACTTAACAGTATCGGCGGTTTTGGCATCCGCATAGTTCCAAACCTCCCTTTCGGTGAAGTAAATCTGGAACATGGAGGCCAACCCTGCTACCTGGTAATTTAAGGATTTTTCGTCCAAAATATCCTGGATTCCCCTGCGCATTTGATTGCCGCTGCTGTTCAAATCATCGTAGAAGGTATCGTCCAGTAGTTCCAGGGTAGTCAGACCGGCAGTGACTGAAATAGGGTTTCCATTGAAGGTTCCTGCCTGATAAACATCACCAGATGGTGCTATCATTTCCATTAACTCTTTTTTCCCAGCAAAAGCTCCCATAGGAAACCCTCCGCCCAATATCTTACCCATAGTAACCAGATCGGGTTTGACACCATAATATTCCTGGGCTCCACCCCTTGAGAGTCGGAATCCGGTTATAACTTCATCAAATATTAGTGCAGAATCATTTTCTTGAGTAAGTTTTCTTAAAAACCTCAGGTAACCCTCTTGAGGTTCTATGCATCCCACGTTACCCATAACCGGCTCCAATATAATGGCCGCAATTTCATCCCCCATCTCGTTAAAGATTTCAACCATGGCCTCTTCATCGTTGAAAGGCACCAGTACAGTGTTTTTTGTGGTGTCTTCAGGAACACCGGGAGAATCCGGTAATCCCACTGCACCAGATCCCGATTTAACCAGGGTATAGTCATGGGCCCCGTGGTAGGCACCTTCAAATTTTATGATCTTTTTTCGACCACTCCAGGCCCGGGATAGACGAATGGCGCTCAAAGTAGCCTCGGTTCCGGTGCTCACGAAACGGACCATTTCGGCACAGGGCACCCGATCCACTACTTCCCGGGCTAGTTCTATTTCCTTTTCAGTGGGGACTCCATAGGCAGTCCCCCTGGACATCTGGTTTAAAACGGCCCCCAGGACCACGGGATTGGCATGACCCAGAACCAGCGGACCATAGGCCAGACAGTAATCCAGGTAAGAATTTCCATCGGCATCTTGTATATGTGAACCTTCGGCCTCGGTGGCAAAGAAAGGATAGGGTTGGTAGGCCCTCACTGGGGAGTTAACTCCACCGGGCAGGTATTTTTTTGCTTCCTTGAAGAGTTCCTCTGATCGCAATTTATTCACTCCTTAGATAAATTAATTAATGCATTGGTAGCAGCCACGGCAACAGGAGTGCCACCTTTTGGTCCCTCGGTTATCAAATAGGGGATTGATGTCTCCTGGAGAGACTTTTTAGATTCTGCTGCCCCGACAAATCCTACTGGAACACCGACCACTGATCTTATTCGGTCTGGATGCTGTTCTTGAAGTTCGATTACTTTCATTAGAGAAGTGGGGGAGTTCCCTATGACCACCATTCCATGAAATCCCTCTTTAAGGGCTACTTCCATGGCAGCAGCAGCTCTGGTGATTTCCCTTTCTCTGGCGATTTTGTAGGCTAGGGGATGGTCAATGTAACACTTAACTTTACCCGGATAAGAGGTGATGCCTACCTTAACCATTTTTATATCGGTTAAGATATCTCCATTCCCTTTTATGGACTTTAAACTCTCTTCCAGAAAATTTTCACTAATTTTGGTTAACTCTGCATATTCTGGATCTGCAGTGGAATGTACAATACGTTCCACAACGGCCTGTTCATCGGGTTTTAAGTGTTTAATCTGCTCAGAAATAAGTGATCTAACTATTTCCCGACTTTTCACGGCAATTTCATGGCCCTCTTTGGTGGATGCACCCATAAACATGATTTCACATACCTCAAACTTTGATGTATCAAAAGAATGTATTCTAAAAATCTTTCATTCTATTGTAAAGTTATTATGGGATTGGTTCTTTATAGATTTCTCACCAAATTGTTTACACCTACTCCTTAAACGAATTACATCTTTTTTTAGATCAGTTGAAGATATGATCATCATATTGAGGTAATTTTATTATATTTTTGATAAATCAGCACGAGTAATTTGTTTTACAAACATCGTTCGTCTTCTCCCGAACCTTTATATAGGTGTAGGAGAATAATTACTAACAAGTATTATTTTTAGTTAGGAGGGGAAAAAATGAAAGAACAAGCAAGTGAAGTGGGTGGCCAGGTAAAGCAGACCATCGCCACTTTGATGACAACTGCCTTTGGGTTAATCGCAGCTTTAGCTTGGAACGAAGCTATTAAAGCCATAATAAACGAATTTTTTGCACAGGGAGAAGGAATGACCGGTCTACTGGTTTATGCAGTTTTAATTACCATAATTGCTGTTGTTGCAACTTTAATCATTGGCTGGGCCTTGGGCAAACCTCCAGTACAAGAAGTAAGGATTGTGGAATAGATTCCTCTATTCCTATTTTCCTTTTTAATTAAATTAATTTTTTTCCATTAAATATCTGTTAAATCATTATTTTCTATTAATTTCACTAATTCTTTATGAATCAGTTAATGTGGTTACATGGGTTTTACTCAGCCCATCCAAGTAACGGTCCCGGGTACCCATGGCCAGACCAATGATCAAATCCACCAAAAGAGGAAGCCACAGAAACTTGGAAATATTTCTTAAAAAAGTTTTCTTCAAATCTATTTTTCCTTCCAGGTTTACTACTTTAATTTTCATTAATTTTTTGCCAATGGTAACTCCATGTTTTCCTTCCAAGTAAGTGAAATAGGCCACCATTATAACTCCAGCCAGTAAGGGCCAGTAATTTAGCAAGCTATAACTGTTGGTGAGGGCCACCAGGGGATTGATCAGGGCACTTAGAACCCATAAAAATAGAGTTACGATTAGGGCATCTATTGCAAATGCCAAAAATCTTTTTCCCCACAGGCCAGGTCTCTCATCGTCCATATAAACACCATCTGTTAACATACCCTGGGAACTGGATCGGCAATAGGTGCTTCCAGTATCCTCTTACCTCCTAAAAGGGTTTCTAGTATAACTGGGCCATCTGATGTTACTTCACCAATTATCTGAGCATCTTGTCCATATTTTTGTTTGCGAATCACACCAAGTACTTCATCGGCTTGATCTGGCTTCACACCCATTATAACCTTACCCTCATTGGCCACCTCAAAGGGATCTATACCAAGCATCTCTGAAGCAGCATGAACTTCACGTTTTACCGGGATCTTTTCTTCATCCAGAAGCATCCCCACCACAGATTTGCTAGCTAGCTCGTTTAAGGCATTGGCTATACCTCCCCGGGTGGGATCCTTCATGGCACTGATGCCACCCACCTCCAGGGCGGCTTCTACCATGCCCCATACTGGAGCTACATCGGATTTTAAATCAGTTTCAAAGCCAAATCCTTCCCGGTAGGACATCAGGGCTATGCCATGGTCACCGACACTACCGCTGAGTATGATCTTATCCCCCACCTCCAATCCTGAATCCCTGGTGATACGTCCACGAGGGGCAAGTCCTATTCCGGTGGTGCAAATTATCATTTTATCCAGTTGATCATGTTCCATGACTTTGGTATCTCCAGTTACGATAGCCACCCCTGTTTCCTGGCTGACCACATCCATGGACTGTATAATGCGTTCCAGTTCATCTCCTGAAAATCCTTCACTGATTACCATTGCGTTGGTAATGGCCAGTGGTTGGGCACCCATGACTGAAACATCATTTATAGTACCAGCCATTGATATACGCCCAATATCACCGCCTGGAAAAAATAAAGGGTCTATGGTGTGACTGTCTGTGCTAACCACTATTTCGTAATCACCCAGGGGTATCGTTGCACCATCGTCAAGGTCCTGTAGTCCCACTCCATCTTCAACTTGCTTGTTACTTATATTTTTTAGAATTATATCCGAAATCAGGCCCTGCATTATCTCTCCGCCGGCCCCATGTGACATTCCAATTTTCATGGCTTCACCAGTACTATTTATTTGATAAATTAGTCTAAAATTATTTTTTAATACTTCAAATTCGTTGAAATTAGTTGGCGAGAAAATAATGGGATGTTTTCTCTGTTGCTGAAGTTGGAGTTTGAAATATTTAAATCCTTGCTCCCCCATACAGTCAGAATAGAAAAGTATTATATAAGTCTCGAAACAAAACCACCCTGTAGAAATACTGTTTATTTCCTTACTGCATTTTTTTAAAAAAATTAAAGGCAGAATATTTTGTAAGATCAAGTTAATAAAGGTGAAATAATGGCAATATGGCAAGGAAAATCTGTTAGAAAATTAACCGGCGGACGCTCCAAGAGCAGCCGGAATAAGAGAAAAGTAGAATTTGGTCGCGACCCCGCTGAGACCAAGATCGGAGAACGTAAGATAAAAACCATCCGTACCAAGGGTGGTGGAAAGAAACTCAGACTAACCAACGACCTTAAGATAAACGTGGTTGACCCTGAAAACAACAAGATGCAAGTTGCGGAGATCATGGGTGTCATTGAAAACCATGCCAACGATCACTTTGTGCGACGTAACATTATCACCAAAGGCGCCGTGGTGGAAACCAGTTTAGGTCAGGTTAAAATTACCTCCCGACCCGGACAGGACGGCATGGTTAATGGTGTGCTTATTGCGTGATACCATAAAAGATGAGGCGGAGAAGTTTCTAAAAGCCGTTAACCAGGAACTCCCTGAAGGGATGGAACTGGAATTCGAAGGATTCTTCGAAAGAGGCTTCTTTGTAACCAAAAAAAGATACGCCCTCATACAAGAAGGAAAAATTGTTGTAAAGGGCCTGGAGCTGGTGCGCCGAGACTGGGCGCCAGTAGCCAGGAAAACACAAGAGAAAGTATTGCGAGCCATCCTAGAAGATGGATCACCCAAAAAGGCAACAAAAATAGTGCGAGATGTCATCGAAGATATTAAGAAGGGTAATTTAGACTTGGAAGACCTGGTGATCAACACCCAGATTACCAGAAACCCGGAAAGTTACCAGCAAA encodes:
- a CDS encoding 2,5-diamino-6-(ribosylamino)-4(3H)-pyrimidinone 5'-phosphate reductase, whose protein sequence is MKPRVILNAAMTLDGKIATKRGSSEISGKEDLLRVHRLRRDSDAILVGINTVLADDPRLTIHKISADSSDNPVRVVVDSQARTPLSSRILSKDAPTIIAVSKKAPQDRLDKLGQYAKIIICGDERVDLECLMENLGSQGIVNLMLEGGSTLNYSMLSLGLVDEVRVCVAPMIVGGSEAKTLVDGDGMDYMSQAVKLKLIKSYPLAEDLILEYEVIT
- a CDS encoding carboxymuconolactone decarboxylase family protein, with amino-acid sequence MSENRYHKGMKNLKVMNPKSFRTLEDSLADIAPDLARYVVEFPYGDIYDRPGLDLKTRELVTIAAITTMGGASTQLKSHIRGALNVGCTKEEILEVIIQMAVYAGFPRAINGVLAAKEVFEEWE
- a CDS encoding TatD family hydrolase — protein: MIDAHCHVDFKEFNKTRDEVMERAQNKLKAIINSGASLGGNRRTLKMAQDYPNFLYPALGFHPHYAPKADRTIIEEALTEIRSNLHLAVALGETGLDFHTLKSQEAQKKQEKLFRSFLGMASEQEMPLIVHARDAEKKALEMSKEYKGIPKIIFHCYGGDLETAQLIMDEGHLISLSTLICFSPHHQELARELPLSHLLTETDSPYLSPFKGQRNEPSFVEETVKTIANLKSMDVQEVADITEENACRVFGIKN
- the uppS gene encoding polyprenyl diphosphate synthase — encoded protein: MEFLKPIYRLYEWYISRNLRPENMPKHVAIIMDGNRRFTKVQGNIDTIEGHKKGVGTLERVLDWCVDLGIEIVTVYAFSTENFNRPPEEVEGLMQLFKKNFEEITSNQKIHKNKVQVRAVGKLELLPEDVREAIKKAEESTASYNQRRLNIAIGYDGRMEIVDAIKKIVNEVESGKLDVDDIDENIVNRNLYTAGMEDPNLIIRTSGEERLSGFLLWQSSYSELYFSNSLWPALRKVDFLRALRSYQQRERRFGV
- the mtxX gene encoding methanogenesis marker protein Mmp4/MtxX, with translation MRLAAGMGENRAIKDARDEVDFEVVLTESENELMDLLLSGEVDAAVRGSLNASGIMGQLQETYPEMNRASIIEVKGHRFLLTPVGIDEGDTLEQKVQIISQGVEFLKKIGLEPKIGILSGGRPQDRGRSTKIDASLDEAEELTRITMDKYPIKHYFILIEDAVADGANLILAPDGICGNLIFRSLVLVGSGKSFGAVTLGIDEIFIDTSRSQNKEGYVRALKLAAYLVKLRDKNKDKNK
- the hemL gene encoding glutamate-1-semialdehyde 2,1-aminomutase — encoded protein: MRSEELFKEAKKYLPGGVNSPVRAYQPYPFFATEAEGSHIQDADGNSYLDYCLAYGPLVLGHANPVVLGAVLNQMSRGTAYGVPTEKEIELAREVVDRVPCAEMVRFVSTGTEATLSAIRLSRAWSGRKKIIKFEGAYHGAHDYTLVKSGSGAVGLPDSPGVPEDTTKNTVLVPFNDEEAMVEIFNEMGDEIAAIILEPVMGNVGCIEPQEGYLRFLRKLTQENDSALIFDEVITGFRLSRGGAQEYYGVKPDLVTMGKILGGGFPMGAFAGKKELMEMIAPSGDVYQAGTFNGNPISVTAGLTTLELLDDTFYDDLNSSGNQMRRGIQDILDEKSLNYQVAGLASMFQIYFTEREVWNYADAKTADTVKFSRYFHQLLKEGVFIPPSQFECCFLSTAHSSEDINTTLEAIENSIAMAEKI
- a CDS encoding cobalt-precorrin-8 methylmutase — its product is MFMGASTKEGHEIAVKSREIVRSLISEQIKHLKPDEQAVVERIVHSTADPEYAELTKISENFLEESLKSIKGNGDILTDIKMVKVGITSYPGKVKCYIDHPLAYKIAREREITRAAAAMEVALKEGFHGMVVIGNSPTSLMKVIELQEQHPDRIRSVVGVPVGFVGAAESKKSLQETSIPYLITEGPKGGTPVAVAATNALINLSKE
- a CDS encoding DUF5654 family protein; its protein translation is MKEQASEVGGQVKQTIATLMTTAFGLIAALAWNEAIKAIINEFFAQGEGMTGLLVYAVLITIIAVVATLIIGWALGKPPVQEVRIVE
- a CDS encoding RDD family protein, which encodes MDDERPGLWGKRFLAFAIDALIVTLFLWVLSALINPLVALTNSYSLLNYWPLLAGVIMVAYFTYLEGKHGVTIGKKLMKIKVVNLEGKIDLKKTFLRNISKFLWLPLLVDLIIGLAMGTRDRYLDGLSKTHVTTLTDS
- the hypE gene encoding hydrogenase expression/formation protein HypE, with the protein product MKIGMSHGAGGEIMQGLISDIILKNISNKQVEDGVGLQDLDDGATIPLGDYEIVVSTDSHTIDPLFFPGGDIGRISMAGTINDVSVMGAQPLAITNAMVISEGFSGDELERIIQSMDVVSQETGVAIVTGDTKVMEHDQLDKMIICTTGIGLAPRGRITRDSGLEVGDKIILSGSVGDHGIALMSYREGFGFETDLKSDVAPVWGMVEAALEVGGISAMKDPTRGGIANALNELASKSVVGMLLDEEKIPVKREVHAASEMLGIDPFEVANEGKVIMGVKPDQADEVLGVIRKQKYGQDAQIIGEVTSDGPVILETLLGGKRILEAPIADPVPRVC
- a CDS encoding 30S ribosomal protein S8e, which produces MAIWQGKSVRKLTGGRSKSSRNKRKVEFGRDPAETKIGERKIKTIRTKGGGKKLRLTNDLKINVVDPENNKMQVAEIMGVIENHANDHFVRRNIITKGAVVETSLGQVKITSRPGQDGMVNGVLIA
- a CDS encoding DNA polymerase domain-containing protein, yielding MVCLLRDTIKDEAEKFLKAVNQELPEGMELEFEGFFERGFFVTKKRYALIQEGKIVVKGLELVRRDWAPVARKTQEKVLRAILEDGSPKKATKIVRDVIEDIKKGNLDLEDLVINTQITRNPESYQQNAPHVMAAKKAIERGRKVVRGSIMRYVVVKGKSPISQRAEPVEDVDISDYDPTYYIENQVLPAISRIIEAIGYSPSEVMHQERQSSLDAFFN